The following coding sequences lie in one Methanobacterium alcaliphilum genomic window:
- a CDS encoding formylmethanofuran--tetrahydromethanopterin N-formyltransferase, giving the protein MIINGVEVEETYCEAFKGTCVRALITASDSEILKRAAFDSTSTPGAVIGRVEGGVESFVDSSQTPDGRQGVIVQFWFGLDDMEKFEVELSYRIRQDILVKPFTSVFDASLISEGHIGMMKQVGHCGDGFEWEENINDRDMIVVPIAIPDFKIESKLSYQKGIMGANFWYMCEDEESVLKAGRKALESIKKIEGIITPFDICSAASKPETNYPWIGPTTNHPFCPSLKDKLKSESKVPVNANYIPEIVINGLDMDNVKKAMKAGIEAVTSVDGVINVSAGNYEGQLGEYKIDLKELFK; this is encoded by the coding sequence ATGATTATTAATGGTGTGGAAGTAGAAGAAACCTATTGCGAAGCATTTAAAGGCACATGTGTCAGGGCCTTAATCACAGCCAGTGATAGTGAAATTTTAAAAAGAGCAGCCTTTGATTCCACTTCAACTCCTGGCGCGGTTATAGGTAGAGTAGAAGGGGGAGTGGAATCTTTTGTTGATTCGTCGCAAACTCCTGATGGCCGGCAAGGAGTTATTGTGCAGTTCTGGTTTGGTTTGGATGATATGGAAAAATTTGAAGTGGAATTGTCTTACCGGATCCGTCAAGATATCCTGGTAAAACCATTCACATCTGTTTTCGACGCATCACTTATATCTGAAGGACACATTGGAATGATGAAACAAGTGGGCCATTGCGGAGATGGATTTGAGTGGGAAGAAAACATCAATGATAGGGATATGATTGTGGTTCCCATTGCCATTCCTGACTTTAAAATAGAAAGTAAGTTATCATATCAAAAAGGTATCATGGGCGCCAATTTTTGGTATATGTGTGAAGATGAAGAATCAGTTTTAAAAGCCGGTAGAAAAGCACTGGAATCTATTAAAAAAATCGAGGGAATTATAACACCCTTTGATATTTGTTCTGCAGCATCAAAACCAGAAACCAACTACCCATGGATTGGCCCAACAACTAATCATCCTTTCTGCCCATCCTTAAAAGATAAACTTAAAAGTGAGTCTAAAGTACCGGTAAATGCAAATTATATTCCAGAAATAGTAATTAATGGACTGGATATGGATAATGTGAAAAAAGCAATGAAAGCCGGAATTGAAGCTGTTACATCTGTTGATGGTGTGATTAACGTCTCTGCAGGTAATTATGAAGGACAATTAGGGGAATATAAAATCGATTTAAAAGAACTTTTCAAATAA
- a CDS encoding 4Fe-4S binding protein, with product MIKDFNSLGEDNIPVTTKKLFKPLREVEVNYEIDFSKCEKCKERPCLKACPVDAVHEIPPDNHIELDDKCFGCVLCREACPYDAIKMRTTLSEPIRENIPNINPKLCRRCGACVAACKTGAIELVASGNEEAHSVIDEEKCVRCGYCSRVCPTEAIKYGEILPRSVVGGKAIVVNQKDCIGCMTCTRVCPSKGAINVGKMSKLPFIDPSYCARCEECMDVCPSASIKYSSRKRAYEQFSKLKTMEIVSELLEKESEKLANDAGKIDGILNNVIRDVSYQHSEMEFEEDVTPLIKSKIQNLVGSDFEVTDVKEIIESTSPRREIKVIEEECIGCSACIGQCPVKCIELEMPSPVHISSECVFCGKCVETCPVTAIELKEEYFEATDDTILLKRRTITGPRHGEVKVDDSTCQSCGICVNKCPVDALSMENDHVLVDQESCIACGECQAICPVTAIRVQSI from the coding sequence ATTATCAAGGATTTTAACAGTTTAGGAGAGGATAATATCCCTGTCACCACTAAAAAACTTTTTAAACCCTTACGGGAAGTTGAAGTTAACTACGAGATTGACTTCAGTAAATGTGAAAAATGTAAGGAGCGTCCCTGTCTTAAAGCGTGTCCTGTAGATGCTGTTCATGAAATACCTCCAGACAACCACATTGAACTGGATGATAAATGTTTTGGATGTGTTTTGTGTAGAGAAGCATGTCCTTATGATGCTATAAAAATGAGGACCACTCTCTCAGAACCTATACGTGAAAACATACCTAATATCAATCCTAAACTATGCCGGCGTTGCGGGGCCTGTGTGGCAGCCTGTAAAACTGGTGCTATAGAACTGGTGGCATCTGGAAATGAGGAAGCTCATAGTGTAATTGATGAAGAAAAATGTGTCCGATGCGGATACTGTTCCAGAGTATGTCCCACAGAAGCAATCAAATACGGGGAAATCCTACCAAGATCCGTGGTGGGTGGAAAAGCAATAGTGGTGAATCAAAAGGATTGTATTGGCTGCATGACGTGCACTCGAGTTTGCCCTTCAAAAGGTGCTATAAATGTAGGAAAAATGAGTAAACTGCCATTTATTGATCCATCTTACTGCGCTAGGTGTGAAGAATGCATGGATGTTTGTCCTTCTGCTTCTATTAAGTACTCCTCAAGGAAAAGGGCTTATGAACAATTTTCTAAGCTTAAAACCATGGAAATAGTGTCTGAACTTTTAGAAAAAGAATCTGAAAAACTTGCTAATGATGCCGGAAAAATTGACGGTATTTTAAATAATGTCATTCGTGATGTAAGTTACCAACACAGCGAAATGGAATTTGAAGAGGATGTAACTCCACTTATCAAATCAAAAATTCAGAATCTTGTGGGTTCTGATTTTGAAGTAACTGATGTTAAAGAGATTATTGAATCCACTTCGCCCCGGAGAGAAATTAAAGTAATTGAAGAAGAATGCATTGGTTGTTCGGCATGTATTGGGCAGTGTCCTGTTAAATGTATTGAATTGGAAATGCCTTCACCAGTACATATTAGTTCAGAATGTGTTTTCTGTGGTAAATGTGTGGAAACCTGTCCTGTCACGGCTATTGAACTTAAAGAAGAATATTTCGAAGCCACAGATGATACCATTCTCTTAAAAAGGCGCACTATAACTGGTCCAAGACACGGTGAAGTTAAAGTAGATGATTCCACCTGTCAGTCCTGTGGAATATGTGTAAATAAGTGCCCGGTAGATGCATTGAGTATGGAGAATGATCATGTTTTGGTAGATCAGGAGTCATGCATTGCCTGTGGTGAATGCCAGGCCATTTGCCCGGTCACTGCAATAAGAGTTCAATCCATATAA
- a CDS encoding 4Fe-4S binding protein, translating to MSSVIWYLYEFARKSWAEKFADAKSGHDIVERPARFRDFPEVFKEYCIGCGACTAACPAPGAIKLVRDSDTSETEGLTYPVITAGACIRCGFCAEVCPTDPKAIECGENHLIREEFTILPVEKMFVIDDYLCIRCKKCMNACRVEGAITEEDNKIVIDQSKCIACGDCLKNCPVKGALKGIYISNVEEQKRIINLAVQKLEKAIEDNQDEIKVLPADKVLKMELPADELIEESLQILNNEEMVIDLIEKVTDRLKLRVITWDEEKCTKCRLCLEDCPSGAIIYDEEKGVKRDPDKCLRCSTCYQTCPFGVAGYYIAKFLLKRSPEEDVILITLKASNLPI from the coding sequence ATGTCTTCTGTAATATGGTACCTGTATGAGTTCGCTAGAAAATCATGGGCCGAGAAATTTGCTGATGCCAAATCAGGTCATGATATAGTTGAAAGACCAGCAAGATTTAGAGATTTCCCGGAAGTCTTTAAAGAATATTGTATAGGTTGTGGAGCTTGTACAGCTGCTTGCCCTGCACCAGGCGCAATTAAACTGGTGAGAGATAGTGACACTTCTGAAACGGAGGGTCTAACTTATCCCGTAATTACTGCCGGAGCCTGTATTAGGTGTGGTTTTTGTGCAGAAGTATGTCCCACTGATCCTAAAGCAATAGAATGTGGTGAAAACCACCTCATTAGAGAAGAATTTACTATTCTTCCTGTGGAAAAAATGTTTGTCATAGACGATTATCTATGCATCCGATGTAAAAAATGCATGAATGCCTGCCGGGTGGAAGGAGCAATTACCGAAGAAGACAATAAAATAGTTATTGATCAGTCTAAATGTATTGCCTGTGGCGACTGCCTTAAAAACTGCCCGGTTAAAGGGGCTCTTAAAGGTATTTACATTTCCAATGTGGAAGAACAAAAGAGGATTATAAATTTAGCTGTTCAAAAATTAGAAAAAGCTATTGAAGACAATCAAGATGAAATAAAAGTTCTTCCTGCAGATAAAGTCTTAAAAATGGAACTACCTGCTGATGAATTAATTGAAGAATCGTTACAAATTCTCAATAATGAAGAAATGGTCATAGATCTTATTGAGAAAGTCACGGATCGACTAAAACTCCGGGTTATTACATGGGATGAAGAAAAATGTACTAAATGTCGTTTGTGTCTTGAAGACTGCCCATCTGGAGCTATAATCTATGATGAAGAAAAAGGGGTTAAAAGAGATCCAGATAAATGTTTAAGATGCAGTACGTGTTACCAGACATGCCCATTCGGGGTAGCTGGTTATTATATTGCAAAATTCTTACTTAAAAGATCCCCTGAAGAGGATGTAATATTAATCACTTTAAAGGCATCTAATTTACCCATATAA